From Mytilus edulis chromosome 9, xbMytEdul2.2, whole genome shotgun sequence, the proteins below share one genomic window:
- the LOC139489643 gene encoding TNF receptor-associated factor 3-like gives MGLLKKLFEELPDDVICALCNEVFLDPRVLQCNHMFCSACLVRRSARIKADICSTCETPYHGPSCRQADEGFKRTLLNLNAICNYKCGMKIKMAHLPEHLKDECQQAPVPCPNAIKGCKKKVKRCDLNKHIDECNFRVVTCEACGHVTIFQDLFTHQSRKKCLERKLKQQVIRELRHAHQEVINHRSNVKRDHIRLDIEQTKKVIQHARYLQERKQKLHQLLLSQNNNDAINSESGDSFFLTDLEELKNKDTSLSSTPVHSRSTVGSQQCDRCLKHFFPGKNHGKSCRWHEGPVSIC, from the exons ATGGGACTGCTTAAAAAGCTTTTTGAAGAACTTCCAGATGACGTCATCTGTGCTCTCTGTAACGAAGTTTTCCTCGACCCAAGAGTTTTGCAATGCAACCACATGTTTTGCAGCGCCTGCTTAGTACGCAGATCTGCAAGGATAAAGGCTGATATATGTTCAACATGCGAGACACCTTACCATGGACCTTCTTGTAGACAAGCTGACGAGGGATTCAAGCGAACACTACTGAACCTTAATGCTATATGTAACTACAAATGTGGCATGAAAATTAAAATGGCGCATCTACCAGAACATCTTAAAGACGAATGTCAACAAGCACCAGTGCCGTGTCCTAATGCGATCAAAGGATGCAAGAAAAAGGTGAAGCGGTGTGATTTGAATAAGCACATTGACGAATGCAATTTTCGAGTAGTAACTTGTGAAGCATGTGGGCATGTAACTATTTTCCAAGACCTTTTCACTCaccaaagtagaaaaaaatgtctAGAGCGTAAGCTTAAACAACAAGTTATAAGGGAATTAAGACATGCTCATCAGGAAGTGATAAACCACAGGTCAAATGTCAAACGAGATCATATACGCCTAGACATAGAACAAACTAAGAAAGTAATTCAACATGCCCGTTATCTGCAAGAACGAAAACAAAAACTCCATCAGTTACTGCTTTCACAAAACAATAATGATGCCATCAACAGTGAATCTGGAGACAGTTTTTTCTTAACCGATCTAGAAGAATTGAAAAACAAAGACACTTCATTATCATCAACTCCTGTTCACTCTAGATCTACGGTTGGATCCCAGCAGTGTGATAGATGCCTTAAGCATTTCTTCCCAGGAAAGAACCATGGAAAATCTTGCCGTTGGCATGAAGGG CCTGTAAGTATATGTTAA